From Rutidosis leptorrhynchoides isolate AG116_Rl617_1_P2 chromosome 3, CSIRO_AGI_Rlap_v1, whole genome shotgun sequence, a single genomic window includes:
- the LOC139899935 gene encoding uncharacterized protein: MIGKFIGSSEKLCVKVIKAIHGPQIDGFSPPIKPSSGGEWASINRVIIDLHNRFPVTSSLLLIKVGNGLDTCFWMDTWIGKTSLSARFPRMFALELNKTCKIANRRSINGVWDWHWRRDPRPGIESQQFNDMLDCLAMATFSNSPDSWTCPLFKDGRFSVSGFRKLIIADQMGEWPTHWCNIIPPKVNFFLWRARLDRLPDKCNLLDRGVVASILLCSSCNIQIEDSSHIFFDCEVATQVWSFVAQWLEIDIPRWQNFDAFWQWCMASSNDFKKVMVTEVVCYAALWTIWRYRNGVIFNPNKFRKCHLLDSVVFSSYDWISSRYKKARLNWNLWLLFPLMSL; this comes from the exons ATGATCGGAAAATTCATTGGGTCAAGTGAGAAGTTGTGTGTAAAA GTTATAAAGGCTATTCATGGACCTCAGATAGATGGATTCTCTCCTCCGATTAAACCGTCGTCTGGGGGTGAGTGGGCTAGCATTAATCGGGTCATTATTGACTTGCATAATCGCTTTCCAGTTACCTCCTCTTTACTTTTGATTAAGGTTGGTAATGGTCTGGATACTTGTTTTTGGATGGATACATGGATTGGGAAAACTTCTTTGAGTGCTCGCTTCCCTCGAATGTTTGCTCTCGAATTGAACAAGACTTGTAAGATAGCAAATCGTCGCTCGATTAATGGGGTCTGGGATTGGCATTGGCGTAGAGATCCTAGACCGGGAATTGAATCTCAACAATTTAATGATATGCTCGATTGTTTAGCTATGGCTACCTTTTCTAACTCTCCGGACTCTTGGACGTGCCCCCTTTTTAAAGATGGCAGATTCTCTGTCAGCGGTTTTCGCAAGCTCATTATCGCGGATCAGATGGGGGAATGGCCGACTCATTGGTGTAACATTATACCTCCAAAAGTTAACTTCTTCCTTTGGAGGGCTCGGTTGGATCGATTACCAGATAAATGCAATTTACTAGATCGTGGGGTGGTTGCTTCTATCCTCCTTTGTTCATCTTGTAATATCCAGATCGAAGACTCTTCTCACATATTCTTTGATTGTGAAGTCGCGACGCAAGTTTGGTCCTTTGTTGCTCAATGGCTCGAGATCGATATACCTCGGTGGCAAAACTTTGACGCTTTCTGGCAATGGTGTATGGCCTCATCCAATGATTTCAAGAAGGTCATGGTGACGGAAGTGGTGTGCTACGCGGCTCTTTGGACAATTTGGCGCTATCGAAATGGAGTCATCTTTAATCCTAATAAGTTTCGGAAGTGCCATTTACTAGATTCGGTTGTTTTTTCTTCGTACGACTGGATTTCTTCTCGTTATAAGAAAGCTAGACTTAATTGGAATTTATGGTTATTATTTCCGTTAATGTCCTTGTAA